One genomic region from Spirosoma sp. KCTC 42546 encodes:
- a CDS encoding LytTR family DNA-binding domain-containing protein, translated as MTALLIDDEKHCRDVLTLLLKRYCPHVQILANCASGAEGQAAIETLHPDLVFLDIEMPGMSGFDMLEACRYSKFRVIFTTAFNEYAIKAIKHNALDYILKPVDKDELIRAVSKAEQELASQAPPRVDQLLTYLQTQRAGDRIALPTMEGLQIIHSEEIYYCESDGGYTRFALKNGQIILISKTLKEVEEVLESKGFCRVHHSYLINLRYVQRYIRGDGGEVVMANNKTLPVSRNKKQEFLSLLEKI; from the coding sequence ATGACTGCACTACTAATTGATGACGAAAAGCACTGCCGCGATGTGCTGACCCTGCTCCTGAAGCGGTATTGCCCCCATGTTCAGATACTGGCGAATTGCGCCAGTGGAGCCGAAGGTCAGGCGGCTATTGAAACGCTGCACCCAGACCTGGTTTTCCTGGATATTGAAATGCCCGGCATGAGCGGTTTCGATATGCTGGAAGCCTGCCGGTACAGTAAATTCCGGGTCATTTTCACAACAGCCTTCAATGAGTATGCCATTAAAGCAATCAAGCACAACGCGCTGGACTATATCCTGAAACCTGTTGATAAAGATGAACTGATCCGGGCGGTGTCAAAAGCTGAACAGGAATTAGCCAGCCAGGCACCGCCCCGCGTTGACCAGCTATTGACTTATCTGCAAACCCAACGGGCCGGCGACCGGATTGCCCTGCCTACCATGGAAGGGCTACAAATCATCCACAGCGAAGAAATCTATTACTGCGAATCGGACGGGGGCTATACACGTTTTGCGCTAAAGAACGGCCAGATTATCTTGATTTCCAAGACGTTAAAAGAGGTAGAGGAAGTACTTGAAAGCAAGGGATTTTGCCGGGTGCACCATAGCTACCTGATCAACCTGCGGTATGTACAGCGCTACATACGGGGCGATGGCGGAGAAGTTGTTATGGCGAATAACAAAACGCTACCTGTTTCCAGAAATAAAAAACAGGAGTTCCTCAGCTTACTGGAAAAAATATGA
- a CDS encoding histidine kinase: protein MASDKRIVSRPTYQQSLKDELEVERVINFFAMSLLDQTTVEEVLWDVAKNCIARLNFVDCVVYRLDEARSVLVQKAAHGPKSPSMGVIHDPIEIPVGHGIVGEVARTGQPERIGNTTQDKRYIADDAIRYSEITVPIWLNGRVWGVIDAEHPKRNFFRPHHLTVLTKIAALCAQKIRRVETELAYQQAQQQLSDNNRRIAEAKLLALRMQMNPHFVFNSLNAINKFVLQNDSEQASLYLTKFARLVRQVLANTQTDWVSLRDELTALQSYIELEQLRSDGHFDVTVRVDPKLNADSVQVPPLLVQPYVENAIRHGLLPLHNRRAILHIDCKRIGNRLAISITDNGIGRDAAISSRPQSLTAHQFHGSRIAEERVVLVNDLYAVDARIDSLDLIGLDGQPAGTCITFTMDLKPQ from the coding sequence GTGGCAAGTGACAAACGAATCGTATCTCGACCTACCTATCAGCAATCGTTGAAAGATGAGCTGGAAGTAGAACGGGTCATTAATTTTTTTGCCATGTCGCTTTTAGATCAGACCACCGTTGAGGAAGTACTGTGGGACGTTGCGAAGAATTGCATTGCCCGGTTGAATTTTGTGGACTGCGTGGTATACAGGCTCGACGAAGCACGGAGCGTACTGGTGCAGAAAGCCGCCCACGGCCCCAAAAGTCCATCAATGGGGGTTATTCATGATCCGATTGAAATACCGGTAGGCCACGGCATTGTTGGCGAAGTAGCCCGAACCGGCCAGCCCGAACGGATTGGCAACACGACCCAGGATAAACGCTACATTGCCGATGATGCCATACGCTACTCGGAAATTACAGTGCCTATCTGGCTTAACGGGCGCGTTTGGGGGGTTATAGATGCCGAGCATCCGAAGCGAAACTTTTTCCGCCCTCATCACCTAACGGTACTGACGAAAATAGCGGCCCTCTGCGCTCAGAAAATCCGCCGGGTCGAAACGGAGCTAGCTTACCAGCAGGCTCAGCAACAATTGTCGGACAATAACCGACGGATTGCCGAGGCCAAATTGCTGGCCCTTCGTATGCAGATGAATCCGCATTTCGTCTTCAACAGCCTGAACGCAATCAATAAATTTGTTCTGCAAAACGACAGCGAACAGGCGTCACTCTATCTGACCAAATTCGCCCGCTTAGTGCGACAAGTGCTGGCCAATACCCAAACCGATTGGGTATCCCTGCGCGACGAATTAACGGCCTTACAGAGTTATATTGAGCTGGAGCAACTGCGCTCTGACGGCCATTTTGATGTAACGGTCCGGGTCGATCCGAAGCTGAATGCCGATTCGGTTCAGGTACCACCGTTGCTGGTTCAGCCCTATGTAGAAAACGCCATTCGGCACGGTCTGCTCCCGCTACACAATCGTCGGGCAATTCTCCATATTGACTGTAAGCGAATTGGAAACCGCTTAGCCATTTCTATCACCGATAATGGTATCGGGCGGGATGCGGCCATTAGCAGTCGCCCTCAAAGCCTGACGGCCCACCAGTTTCACGGCAGTCGAATTGCGGAAGAACGGGTGGTATTAGTCAATGACTTATATGCCGTTGACGCCCGAATTGATAGCCTTGATTTAATTGGGCTGGATGGTCAGCCCGCCGGAACCTGCATTACCTTCACCATGGACCTCAAACCTCAATGA
- a CDS encoding sensor histidine kinase, which yields MLLSCWGKGQGQAPALAFQRLSLQQGLAANYTVAMAQDKPGFVWIATVRGLTRFDGLRCQTFTNQPGNPRSLSHRIVRYVFTDRNGTLWAGAQEGLNRFDPATQSFRRYSFTQVGPGCNFIRLIADGQNGRLWLGTKGGVIDFDPATGHAVLLALPDESTPAVKSIRRLLPDGRTLWIGTEGGLFAYDLPTKKVRQFQHDPASSTSLPDEHITALARHPRTGEILVGTRQGKLTRLNPATGVFSPIAQLATDQPVSSLLFTRTGDLWVGITGGGLYHYDPATSRFFSYLSSEQNKRSLISNSISALAEDRAGVIWVLTDDAGVCWFNPTVEKFHSLYDEVGYQPVKTEGLDAAGLSVDKTNSVWVATRDGVAYINPKTKSYRLYRHQQNNPASLASNLTYSVLSDRLGKVWVGTIDGLDWLNPTTGQIEHVPSLVPPEESVNKPVINADKGVAGERVFGIIDAGDGRLFIGTNEKLTIYDPKTNRFMHQFNDARIAKLPGKNYNTLYLDSRQNLWVGGLGPVYKISPDLQLLATYIHNDDPASVPDEGVTAFAEDRFGRMWLGTDNGLACLNQKTGKCQVFTTRHGLPHDDIAGIFMMGDTLWVSTSSGLASVDVRRLRFTSFNEADGTSPSEFESGTIIRDSNGRIYFGAMTSLVYTQPNQIRLNRFVPPVYLTSFRANGQEMIQDPSADPPSLELKPSQNMFNFEMAALSFDNPADNRYAYKLENFDTDWNQEGNRPFASYTNVPPGDYVLHVIAANNDGVWNREGYRLPITILAPFWQTWWFRLTALMTLLAVTALGVRWREKQRASQQREKSELRERIAASEMKALRSQMNPHFLYNSLNAIRLFILQNDSDNADKYLVKFARLMRLILDNSRQEWVTLASELEQLTLYLELEQLRFDYQFDFVVTTDPSLSLEKTAIPPMIIQPYIENAILHGLAHKQNKGCIKLTIEPQADHLDCMVDDDGVGRERAKSLKKQTSSHQSVGLRVTEDRLQLIGQRSGQAAGVTIIDKYDDQQQATGTRVVIQLPFIKQ from the coding sequence ATGTTGCTTTCTTGCTGGGGCAAGGGACAAGGGCAGGCTCCGGCTTTAGCGTTTCAACGACTTTCATTGCAACAGGGACTGGCTGCCAACTATACAGTAGCCATGGCCCAGGATAAACCTGGTTTTGTCTGGATTGCAACCGTCAGAGGCCTGACCCGGTTCGATGGGTTACGTTGCCAGACGTTCACCAATCAGCCGGGTAATCCTCGGTCCTTGTCGCACCGTATTGTTCGGTATGTGTTTACCGACAGAAACGGAACCCTTTGGGCGGGGGCGCAGGAGGGATTGAATCGGTTTGATCCAGCAACGCAGTCATTTCGGCGCTACTCGTTTACTCAGGTAGGGCCGGGCTGTAATTTTATTCGTTTGATAGCCGACGGCCAGAATGGTCGATTGTGGTTAGGCACTAAGGGGGGCGTAATTGACTTCGATCCAGCTACTGGCCACGCGGTCCTGCTTGCACTCCCGGATGAGTCGACCCCGGCCGTTAAGTCGATCCGTCGACTGCTGCCCGATGGGCGTACACTTTGGATTGGTACCGAGGGCGGACTTTTTGCCTATGATTTGCCAACGAAAAAGGTTCGCCAGTTCCAGCATGATCCAGCCAGTTCTACCTCATTACCCGATGAGCACATAACGGCCCTGGCCCGACACCCCCGAACGGGCGAGATTCTGGTAGGCACAAGGCAAGGGAAACTAACCAGGTTGAATCCAGCAACAGGCGTATTTAGTCCCATTGCGCAACTGGCAACCGATCAGCCCGTTTCGTCCCTGTTGTTTACCCGAACAGGCGATTTATGGGTGGGTATAACGGGGGGAGGGCTTTATCATTATGACCCTGCAACCAGCCGATTTTTCAGTTACCTCAGCAGTGAGCAGAATAAGCGAAGTCTGATCTCTAACTCGATCAGTGCGCTCGCCGAAGACCGGGCAGGTGTCATATGGGTGTTAACCGATGATGCAGGGGTATGTTGGTTCAATCCAACTGTAGAAAAATTTCATTCGCTTTACGATGAAGTAGGGTATCAGCCCGTTAAAACGGAGGGGCTGGATGCCGCAGGTTTATCTGTCGATAAAACGAACTCGGTGTGGGTTGCCACCCGAGATGGTGTGGCTTATATTAATCCAAAAACTAAATCGTATAGGCTTTACCGTCATCAACAGAACAACCCCGCTAGTTTAGCCAGTAACCTTACCTATTCTGTACTAAGCGATCGACTGGGGAAGGTGTGGGTAGGCACAATTGACGGTTTAGATTGGTTGAACCCTACCACTGGCCAGATAGAGCATGTGCCGAGCCTAGTTCCGCCCGAAGAATCGGTAAACAAGCCCGTCATCAATGCCGATAAGGGAGTTGCTGGTGAACGAGTATTTGGCATTATCGACGCAGGAGATGGACGTTTGTTTATCGGGACAAACGAAAAACTGACGATCTATGACCCGAAAACGAACCGATTCATGCACCAGTTCAATGACGCACGGATTGCGAAATTGCCGGGTAAAAACTATAATACTCTTTACCTTGATAGCCGCCAGAATCTGTGGGTTGGCGGGTTGGGGCCAGTGTATAAAATCAGCCCAGATTTACAACTGCTGGCTACATATATCCATAACGACGATCCAGCAAGCGTGCCTGATGAAGGGGTAACGGCCTTTGCCGAAGATCGGTTTGGACGAATGTGGCTTGGAACCGATAATGGTCTGGCTTGTCTTAATCAGAAAACGGGTAAATGTCAGGTATTTACCACCCGGCATGGATTGCCCCACGACGATATTGCGGGGATTTTCATGATGGGGGATACACTCTGGGTTAGCACCAGTAGCGGGCTGGCCAGCGTGGATGTGCGTCGACTTCGGTTTACGAGCTTCAATGAAGCGGATGGTACGTCCCCATCCGAGTTTGAGTCGGGTACCATTATTCGGGACTCAAACGGGCGGATTTATTTCGGAGCAATGACCAGCCTGGTGTACACACAACCTAACCAAATTCGGCTAAATCGGTTCGTGCCTCCTGTTTATCTGACTTCGTTTCGGGCGAATGGCCAGGAGATGATACAAGACCCATCGGCAGATCCGCCGAGTTTAGAACTCAAGCCTTCGCAGAACATGTTTAATTTCGAGATGGCCGCCCTGAGTTTCGACAATCCGGCTGATAATCGCTACGCCTATAAACTCGAAAATTTCGATACGGATTGGAATCAGGAAGGAAACCGACCGTTTGCCAGCTACACCAACGTGCCCCCCGGCGATTATGTCCTGCACGTTATAGCCGCCAATAACGATGGGGTCTGGAACCGGGAGGGCTATCGACTACCTATTACAATTCTGGCTCCTTTCTGGCAAACCTGGTGGTTTCGGTTGACTGCATTGATGACACTGCTAGCCGTGACGGCGTTAGGCGTTCGCTGGCGGGAAAAACAACGGGCCAGTCAGCAGCGCGAAAAAAGTGAACTTCGCGAACGGATTGCGGCTTCGGAAATGAAGGCACTACGCTCACAGATGAATCCGCATTTTCTGTACAATTCGCTGAACGCCATTCGGTTATTTATTCTGCAAAATGATAGTGACAATGCCGATAAATACCTCGTTAAATTTGCCCGACTGATGCGCCTGATTCTGGACAATTCGCGCCAGGAGTGGGTAACACTCGCCAGCGAACTGGAGCAACTAACGCTCTACCTGGAACTGGAACAGCTCCGCTTCGACTACCAGTTCGATTTTGTGGTCACTACCGACCCGTCGCTATCGCTGGAGAAAACGGCCATTCCGCCCATGATTATCCAGCCGTACATCGAGAATGCCATTCTGCACGGATTGGCGCATAAACAGAATAAAGGCTGTATTAAGCTCACTATAGAGCCCCAGGCCGACCATTTAGACTGTATGGTCGATGATGATGGTGTAGGCCGGGAGCGGGCGAAATCGCTCAAAAAGCAGACATCCTCACACCAGAGCGTCGGCCTACGCGTAACCGAAGACCGGCTCCAACTGATCGGGCAGCGCAGCGGTCAGGCAGCTGGCGTGACCATCATCGACAAATACGATGATCAACAGCAAGCTACCGGGACAAGGGTGGTGATTCAACTGCCGTTTATTAAGCAGTGA
- the bshB1 gene encoding bacillithiol biosynthesis deacetylase BshB1 produces the protein MTVDVLAIAAHPDDIEMTCAGTVLSLVARGKTVAGVDLTRGELGTRGTPEIRAQEAAEGSRIMKLVARENMGFRDGFFRNDEEHQMALIPIIRHYRPTIILTNTPDDRHPDHGRAAELVAEACFYSGLRQIKTVGKDGQPQEAHRPIYVYNFIQDRSLTPDFIVDITPYWEQKLAAIKAYKSQFFNPESPEPQSYISGEPFMKFLESRTREHGHMIGAEFGEGFISKRMLGVQDLTALV, from the coding sequence ATGACTGTCGATGTTCTGGCCATTGCGGCCCATCCTGATGATATTGAAATGACCTGTGCCGGCACCGTTCTTTCGCTGGTTGCCCGAGGAAAAACCGTAGCGGGTGTCGATCTGACCCGTGGCGAGTTAGGTACGCGGGGCACGCCCGAAATTCGGGCGCAGGAGGCTGCCGAAGGTTCACGTATCATGAAATTAGTGGCCCGTGAAAATATGGGTTTCCGGGATGGGTTCTTTCGAAATGACGAAGAGCATCAGATGGCGCTGATTCCCATTATCCGGCACTATAGACCCACAATCATACTCACCAATACTCCCGACGACCGCCATCCCGACCATGGTCGTGCTGCCGAACTGGTTGCCGAAGCGTGTTTCTATTCCGGTCTACGTCAAATTAAAACGGTTGGTAAAGATGGGCAGCCGCAGGAAGCCCATCGGCCTATTTATGTCTATAACTTCATCCAGGATCGGTCGCTCACGCCCGACTTTATCGTAGATATAACACCCTACTGGGAACAGAAACTAGCTGCCATCAAAGCCTATAAAAGCCAGTTTTTCAACCCCGAAAGCCCTGAGCCACAAAGCTATATTTCTGGTGAACCGTTCATGAAGTTTCTGGAATCCCGCACCCGCGAGCATGGCCACATGATTGGCGCCGAATTTGGCGAAGGCTTCATCAGCAAACGAATGCTGGGCGTTCAGGATTTGACGGCGCTGGTGTAG
- a CDS encoding nitrilase-related carbon-nitrogen hydrolase: MSYKALALQVTCQTVNSCKTRDEAEAVMLKTIERIERQLAASVGLLGRETLLVVAPESFLTGSPIDETVEQWREKAALEIDGHIYEAISAMVQRQQVYFSGNVYEQDPFFPELYFQTSFIMGPNGDVLLRYRRLNALFIPTPHDVWDLYLDAYGYDSLFPVVKTNIGHLACMASEDILYPEVARCLSMRGAEVLIHSTSEASSPLMTQKNIAKLARAIENMAYVVSANSGGLVGSPIPGGTTDGGSKIIDPKGIVLAEAAYGESIVANADIDLAALREFRQRPAMGNLLARQRFELYAESYANHRSYPPDTLLGQPAERQHFMRTQQEVIKKLYS; the protein is encoded by the coding sequence ATGTCTTACAAAGCCCTGGCCCTTCAAGTAACCTGTCAAACCGTTAATTCCTGCAAAACCCGCGATGAGGCTGAAGCCGTAATGCTCAAAACTATTGAGCGGATTGAACGACAACTAGCCGCATCGGTTGGCTTACTTGGGCGTGAGACATTGCTTGTGGTAGCACCGGAATCCTTTCTGACAGGGTCACCTATTGATGAAACGGTTGAGCAATGGAGAGAAAAGGCTGCACTGGAGATTGATGGGCACATCTATGAGGCCATCAGTGCTATGGTGCAACGGCAACAAGTTTACTTTTCGGGGAATGTGTACGAACAGGACCCATTCTTTCCGGAGCTATACTTCCAGACCAGTTTTATCATGGGGCCAAACGGTGACGTACTACTCCGTTATCGACGCCTGAATGCCCTATTTATCCCGACTCCGCATGACGTTTGGGACTTGTACTTAGACGCCTATGGATACGATTCCCTGTTTCCGGTGGTCAAAACCAACATTGGTCATCTGGCCTGCATGGCCTCGGAGGATATCCTGTATCCTGAGGTAGCTCGTTGTTTATCCATGCGAGGGGCTGAAGTACTGATCCACTCGACTTCGGAGGCTAGTAGCCCGCTCATGACGCAGAAGAATATAGCAAAACTAGCCCGAGCCATTGAGAATATGGCCTATGTGGTGTCGGCTAATTCAGGTGGATTAGTGGGAAGCCCCATTCCGGGCGGTACGACCGATGGCGGCTCTAAAATTATTGATCCCAAAGGGATTGTACTGGCCGAAGCCGCTTATGGTGAAAGCATTGTGGCCAATGCCGATATTGACCTGGCAGCCCTGCGTGAATTCCGGCAACGACCAGCCATGGGAAATCTGCTGGCCCGCCAACGGTTTGAACTATACGCCGAAAGCTACGCAAATCACAGGAGCTATCCCCCCGATACACTCCTGGGCCAACCCGCCGAACGCCAACACTTTATGCGTACTCAACAGGAAGTGATTAAGAAACTATATAGTTGA
- a CDS encoding AI-2E family transporter produces the protein MSAESRPHYHQFSHSLLALAILTAGIYLGQDILVPLAMAGLIAVLLRPIENRLVRWGIHKVIAISLALLLAIVVVSGITILMSMQLSDFADDLPKIRQNLNDFFLDVKRWVRREYNVSYRQQDKYLQKAQAQTLDSLQSSDTLGFITGPLGTLTLIPIYVFLLLYYRTMLLHFVIVLFSEKHTERVREVLGEVKSVIQSYMVGLLIETSCVAALNSIGLLILNVQYAVLLGIMAAILNLIPYIGGLIATLLTVLITFSNNPELSVILGVIGIFLLVQFIDNNVFVPLIVASKVRVNALVSIVGVLIGGALAGVSGMFLSIPAIAIMKVVFDRVDSLRPWGVLLGDQTPEDTGSNLFRLPKRRRKPKVVEE, from the coding sequence ATGTCCGCAGAATCGCGCCCGCATTACCACCAATTTTCTCACTCGTTGCTTGCTCTGGCTATTCTGACAGCCGGAATTTATTTAGGGCAGGATATTCTGGTGCCGCTTGCGATGGCCGGTCTGATTGCGGTTCTTCTTCGGCCTATTGAAAACCGACTTGTTCGGTGGGGTATTCACAAAGTCATTGCAATTAGTCTGGCGCTATTACTAGCTATTGTTGTGGTATCAGGTATAACGATCCTGATGTCTATGCAGCTATCCGACTTTGCCGATGACTTGCCTAAAATTCGCCAGAATCTAAATGATTTTTTCCTTGATGTGAAGCGGTGGGTTCGTCGCGAATACAATGTCAGTTACCGGCAACAGGATAAGTACCTTCAGAAAGCGCAGGCACAAACCCTCGACAGCTTACAAAGTTCAGATACACTTGGCTTCATTACCGGGCCACTGGGTACCTTAACCCTGATCCCGATTTACGTCTTTCTACTGCTTTATTACCGAACCATGCTCCTGCATTTTGTGATTGTTCTTTTCTCAGAGAAACATACGGAACGCGTACGCGAAGTGCTGGGCGAAGTGAAATCGGTCATCCAGAGTTATATGGTTGGGCTACTTATTGAAACATCCTGTGTAGCCGCGCTTAACTCCATTGGCCTGCTTATCCTGAATGTACAATATGCTGTCTTACTGGGCATTATGGCGGCTATCCTCAATCTAATCCCCTACATCGGTGGCTTAATCGCAACGCTATTGACCGTGCTGATCACCTTCAGTAACAATCCAGAACTATCGGTCATTTTGGGCGTTATCGGCATTTTTCTGCTCGTACAGTTCATCGACAACAACGTGTTCGTACCGCTTATTGTAGCCTCTAAAGTACGGGTCAACGCCCTAGTTTCTATTGTGGGCGTGCTCATTGGCGGAGCACTGGCGGGTGTTTCGGGCATGTTTCTATCGATCCCGGCCATTGCCATCATGAAAGTCGTATTTGACCGGGTCGACAGTCTACGTCCCTGGGGTGTTCTATTGGGCGATCAAACACCCGAAGACACCGGTAGCAATCTGTTTCGACTACCCAAGCGCCGACGAAAGCCGAAGGTGGTTGAAGAATAG
- a CDS encoding L-threonylcarbamoyladenylate synthase, with translation MTLSIRDIAFQLRQGQLIAIADETGWSIAADPVNDAAIGQLMTLLSTMPNGLQPTVLIHNADQLGLYVGKLPDVAYDLVEFAENPLTVVFDQGKNLSPVFWKALAESTSTSGSTNEEIAVRRCLNADVQRLIGSFGRGLLTIPLESLVLPPAAEVLVTIRFGTLPGMPKRPRIMRLKVNGEVSFIRK, from the coding sequence ATGACTCTTAGTATTCGCGATATCGCTTTTCAACTGCGGCAGGGGCAACTGATTGCCATTGCCGATGAAACCGGCTGGTCTATTGCTGCCGACCCCGTTAATGATGCGGCCATTGGTCAGCTTATGACCCTCCTGAGCACAATGCCCAATGGGTTGCAACCAACGGTGCTGATCCATAACGCCGACCAACTGGGCCTCTATGTGGGCAAGCTGCCCGATGTGGCCTACGATCTGGTTGAGTTTGCCGAAAATCCATTAACTGTTGTTTTCGATCAGGGTAAAAACCTGTCGCCGGTGTTTTGGAAAGCGTTAGCAGAATCGACTAGCACAAGTGGAAGCACAAACGAGGAAATAGCAGTTCGGCGGTGTTTAAACGCCGATGTGCAACGCCTGATCGGTAGCTTTGGACGAGGGTTGCTCACGATTCCATTAGAGTCGTTAGTATTACCGCCAGCTGCCGAAGTATTGGTTACAATCCGGTTCGGAACCCTCCCCGGTATGCCTAAACGGCCACGCATTATGCGGTTGAAAGTGAATGGAGAGGTTAGTTTTATACGGAAATGA
- a CDS encoding CCA tRNA nucleotidyltransferase translates to MNFSETLHKNPVFDTIARQADALGLRAYVIGGFVRDLVLERPSKDIDVVCIGSGITLAEAVGKALQTNVSVFPNFGTAMLRAGQGADEWEVEFVGARKESYRSESRKPIVEDGTLEDDQNRRDFTINAMGISLAVTDFGELLDPFDGLKDIKRKLIRTPLEPGITFSDDPLRMMRAIRFAAQLGFDIEPDTFEAIVQMNERITIVSRERVTDELNKIILSPTPSYGFKLLYHAGLLERIFPELIALKGVETIEGKGHKDNFYHTLQVLDNVANRAKSTHEVVAPENELWLRWAALLHDIAKPATKRFDPKVGWTFHGHEDMGARWVPGIFRTMKLPLNEHMRFVQKLVRLHLRPIALTKEQITDSALRRLLFEAGDDLEGLMALCRADITSKNYEKVQKHLRNFDRVERKLHDLEERDKLRSFQPVITGELIMETFALPPSKEVGELKTVLREAILDGLIPNSFDTAYPFLLEEGRKRGLTPITVKNG, encoded by the coding sequence ATGAATTTCAGCGAAACCTTACATAAGAATCCGGTTTTTGACACCATTGCCCGCCAGGCCGATGCCCTCGGTTTGCGGGCCTATGTCATAGGCGGCTTTGTGCGCGATCTGGTTTTGGAGCGCCCATCGAAAGACATTGACGTGGTGTGCATCGGAAGTGGTATTACATTGGCTGAAGCTGTTGGAAAAGCTCTTCAGACAAATGTTTCGGTGTTCCCGAATTTTGGTACCGCCATGCTTCGAGCCGGTCAGGGAGCGGATGAATGGGAGGTTGAGTTTGTGGGTGCCCGGAAAGAATCCTACCGGAGCGAATCGCGCAAGCCAATTGTAGAAGACGGCACGCTGGAAGACGATCAGAATCGCCGGGATTTTACCATTAATGCCATGGGTATTAGCCTGGCTGTTACTGATTTCGGCGAACTCCTCGACCCATTCGATGGCCTGAAAGATATCAAGCGCAAACTAATCCGTACCCCCCTCGAACCGGGTATTACCTTCTCCGACGACCCGTTGCGCATGATGCGGGCTATTCGGTTTGCTGCGCAGTTGGGATTCGATATCGAGCCGGATACGTTCGAGGCAATTGTGCAAATGAATGAGCGGATCACCATTGTGTCGCGGGAGCGGGTAACCGATGAGTTGAACAAAATCATTCTGTCGCCTACGCCTTCCTATGGGTTCAAGTTACTATATCATGCGGGTTTACTGGAGCGGATTTTCCCGGAACTGATCGCTCTGAAAGGGGTTGAAACCATTGAAGGGAAGGGGCACAAGGATAATTTTTACCATACCCTGCAAGTGCTCGATAACGTTGCTAATCGGGCCAAGTCAACGCATGAAGTAGTTGCGCCGGAAAATGAACTCTGGCTACGTTGGGCTGCTTTATTGCATGATATTGCCAAACCGGCTACCAAACGCTTCGACCCTAAGGTGGGCTGGACCTTTCATGGACATGAAGATATGGGCGCCCGTTGGGTCCCCGGTATTTTCCGTACCATGAAACTGCCACTAAACGAACACATGCGTTTTGTGCAGAAACTCGTGCGGTTGCATTTACGACCCATTGCACTCACCAAAGAGCAAATCACCGACTCTGCCCTACGCCGACTTCTGTTTGAAGCGGGCGATGATTTAGAGGGACTGATGGCACTTTGTCGTGCCGACATTACCTCGAAGAATTACGAAAAAGTACAGAAGCACCTGCGCAATTTCGACCGGGTTGAGCGAAAGCTACATGATCTTGAAGAACGGGACAAACTGCGTAGTTTTCAGCCGGTTATTACAGGCGAACTGATCATGGAAACATTTGCTCTCCCTCCCTCGAAGGAAGTGGGTGAACTGAAAACTGTACTGCGTGAAGCGATTCTGGATGGGCTTATTCCCAACTCGTTCGATACCGCCTATCCATTTTTATTAGAAGAAGGCCGCAAACGCGGATTAACCCCAATAACCGTTAAAAATGGATAA